In one Rhopalosiphum padi isolate XX-2018 chromosome 3, ASM2088224v1, whole genome shotgun sequence genomic region, the following are encoded:
- the LOC132925470 gene encoding SCAN domain-containing protein 3-like: MAPQKIRLYNDDYIKFGFTFIQKDGIQMPQCVICHVVLSNDALRPSRLERHLTTAHPMLKEKPKEFFVAKKNSLNKIKLDRTGEFQQNNEKIIEASYHIAFMVAQQKKPHTLGETLIKPSILKAVEIVLGEESKRKVSQISLSDNTIKRRIDELALDIQNQLIHKLKNSVFFTIQCDESTDVANCCQLLVYCRFINEKTIAEELMFSQALSSTSKGSDVLSAIDIFFDQNGLSWKNVVGVCTDGAPAMLGSRSGFVKLAKDKNPSIIGSHCVIHRQALAAKTLPFEIKNILCSELSAQHSVLLFHTEVRWLSKGNMLERLYELKSEVEIMLLQLGKDDLRENFTDENFTFYFAYLADFFETINNLNLKLQGRNINVIIANDTINSFLEKIQLWKRRVNKETPNFSSFRRLNELLSDEEEPFCPTGLKDIVIKHLDSLTDEFTRYFPNFSNKSWQYMLTSSPFSTNVDTLPDIIQEQAIELKNDSRAKIDFNSGSSLEEFWVKYQPIYPEISNEALKVLVQFSSTYLCESGFSSMAVIKNKHRNRLDVASDLRCSLSNIEPNIKKLSKEKCCQH, from the exons ATGGCTCCACAGAAAATAAGATTGTATAACGACGATTATATAAAGTTTGGTTTCACGTTCATTCAAAAGGATGGTATCCAAATGCCACAGTGTGTTATTTGTCACGTTGTGTTAAGTAACGATGCTCTCCGACCAAGTCGACTAGAACGACATTTAACCACAGCTCATCCGATGCTAAAAGAAAAACCTAAAGAGTTTTTTGttgctaaaaaaaattctttaaataaaattaaacttgacAGAACCGGAGAATTTCAAcagaataatgaaaaaattattgaagcTTCATATCACATCGCCTTTATGGTGGCTCAGCAAAAGAAACCACATACATTGGGTGAAACATTAATTAAGCCTAGCATACTTAAAGCCGTTGAAATAGTACTTGGTGAAGAAAGTAAAAGGAAAGTTTCTCAAATATCTCTTTCAGACAATACAATCAAACGACGCATTGATGAATTAGCTTTGGACATACAAAATCAGttgattcataaattaaaaaattccgtATTCTTTACAATTCAGTGTGATGAATCAACTGATGTGGCCAATTGTTGTCAGCTATTAGTTTACTGccgttttataaatgaaaagacTATTGCAGAAGAGCTTATGTTTTCCCAGGCCTTAAGTTCTACCTCAAAAGGCAGTGACGTTTTGTCTGCcatcgatatattttttgatcagAATGGCCTCTCATGGAAAAATGTTGTAGGTGTATGTACAGACGGTGCCCCTGCTATGCTAGGATCACGATCGGGTTTTGTGAAGCTTGCAAAAGATAAAAATCCATCAATAATTGGTTCTCATTGTGTAATACACCGCCAAGCCTTAGCTGCAAAAACGCTgccatttgaaattaaaaat ATTCTTTGTTCTGAGCTATCAGCCCAACATTCTGTTTTATTATTCCATACCGAGGTTCGTTGGTTATCCAAAGGAAATATGCTTGAGCGTTTGTACGAATTAAAGTCTGAAGTCGAAATAATGCTTTTACAATTAGGAAAAGACGATCTTCGGGAAAATTTTACTGATGAAAATTTCACATTCTACTTCGCATATCTAGCAGATTTTTTTGAGACTATTAATAACCTAAATCTCAAATTACAAGGGAggaatataaacgtaataatcgCGAACGATACTATCAACTCATTTCTAGAAAAGATACAACTGTGGAAACGCCGAGTAAACAAAGAGACTCCTAATTTTTCGTCTTTCCGTCGACTGAACGAACTTCTCTCTGATGAAGAAGAACCATTTTGTCCTACTGGATTGAAAGATATAGTGATTAAACATCTCGACAGTTTGACTGATGAATTCACTCgatattttccaaatttttcGAACAAAAGTTGGCAATATATGTTAACAAGTTCTCCATTCAGTACTAACGTAGACACATTGCCAGATATAATTCAAGAACAGGCAATCGAGCTGAAGAACGATTCACGGGCGAAAATTGATTTTAACAGTGGTAGCTCTTTGGAAGAATTTTGGGTAAAATACCAACCTATTTATCCTGAAATTTCAAATGAAGCTTTAAAAGTCCTTGTACAATTTTCATCTACATATTTGTGCGAATCTGGGTTCTCCAGCATGgcagttataaaaaacaaacatagaAATCGTTTAGATGTCGCATCTGACTTAAGGTGTTCATTATCAAATATTGAGCCGAACATAAAAAAACTGTCCAAGGAAAAGTGTTGTCagcattaa